A single Drosophila miranda strain MSH22 chromosome XR, D.miranda_PacBio2.1, whole genome shotgun sequence DNA region contains:
- the LOC108153426 gene encoding ninjurin-1 codes for MDISDVELSLEESPSSEGSFSSTATGQCCSSGRDLEKAENLVEPKNLNEVEAAQGKPRKSVSDLSGGNSYATNKNVAEGLMDIALLSANANQLRFLITYNDKASTYIYSLILVILSLSLQLLVGLMLIFKRRLKRCQRRRYARTNELLVMGVFMITVINILLAAFTTTDGNTH; via the exons ATGGACATAAGCGATGTGGAACTATCCCTGGAGGAATCGCCCAGCTCGGAGGGGAGTTTCTCAAGCACTGCAACGGGACAGTGCTGCAGCTCCGGCAGGGATTTGGAGAAGGCGGAGAACTTGGTTGAGCCAAAAAATCTCAATGAAGTGGAGGCAGCGCAAGGAAAGCCAAGGAAATCAGTCAGCGATCTATCGGGTGGCAATAGCTATGCCACAAATAAAAATGTGGCTGAAG GCCTCATGGATATAGCTCTTCTCTCCGCGAATGCCAACCAACTGCGATTCCTGATCACCTACAACGACAAGGCCTCCACCTACATATACAGCCTGATTCTGGTGATACTCTCGTTGAGCCTGCAGCTGCTCGTAGGTCTTATGCTTATTTTTAAA AGACGTCTTAAGCGCTGTCAGCGTCGGCGCTATGCGAGAACCAATGAACTACTGGTAATGGGAGTGTTCATGATCACCGTGATCAATATACTGCTGGCAGCCTTCACCACAACGGACGGAAATACGCATTAG
- the LOC108152958 gene encoding uncharacterized protein LOC108152958, translated as MGRNKANNKKVAPAAKPKTPLNKSKKAKNLFKVADNRKGKGKKPKEVQGNLKQIKESVKAKQEKVDATLKTLHKDMVVKKPKPAVSPIKNKRKPAANTEKVSDTLGKLKF; from the exons ATGGGTCGCAACAAGGCCAATAACAAGAAGGTTGCTCCTGCAGCGAAGCCGAAGACACCGCTAAACAAATCAAAGAAAGCCAAGAATCTATTCAAAGTGGCCGACAACAGGAAGGGCAAGGGCAAGAAGCCCAAAGAAGTGCAGGGCAATCTAAAGCAG ATCAAAGAATCTGTCAAGGCCAAGCAGGAGAAGGTGGATGCCACTCTCAAGACATTGCATAAGGATATGGTGGTCAAGAAGCCGAAGCCAGCCGTGTCCCCCATCAAGAACAAGAGGAAGCCAGCTGCCAATACCGAGAAGGTGTCCGACACTTTGGGCAAACTCAAGTTCTAA
- the LOC108153425 gene encoding short/branched chain specific acyl-CoA dehydrogenase, mitochondrial — MMNSLKKLPMRMLVNAAARQQNAAMSSATGLPPPLTFLTEDEKMMKETVAKLAQDQILPLVKKMDLEHKFDPSVVKAVFDNGLMGIEIDTELGGSGCNFMTNIIVVEELSKIDPAVAAFVDIHNTLVNSLMIKFGNAEQKAKYLPKLAQEYAGSFALTEPGAGSDAFSLKTVAKKDGSHYVINGTKMWISNSDVAGVFLVFANAKPEDGYRGITTFIVDRETPGLIVNKPEDKLGIRASGTCMLTFDNVRVPEENILGTFGHGYKYAAGFLNEGRIGIGAQMVGLAQGTFDATIPYLLERKQFGESIYNFQSMQHQIATIATEIEAARLMTYNAARLQEQGVPFLKEAAMAKFYASEVAQRAAIKCIDWMGGVGFTRDFPQEKFYRDVKIGAIYEGTSNMQLSTIAKCVKKEYSG, encoded by the exons ATGATGAACAGCCTGAAGAAACTGCCCATGCGTATG CTGGTTAACGCCGCAGCACGTCAGCAAAATGCTGCCATGTCCTCGGCAACTGGTTTGCCCCCACCTCTGACCTTCCTCACCGAGGATGAGAAGATGATGAAGGAGACTG TTGCCAAGTTGGCCCAGGATCAAATCCTGCCTCTGGTGAAGAAAATGGACCTCGAGCACAAATTCGATCCTTCGGTGGTCAAAGCCGTCTTCGACAATGGCCTGATGGGCATTGAAATCGACACAGAGCTGGGCGGCAGCGGCTGCAACTTCATGACCAACATCATTGTTGTGGAGGAGCTGTCGAAGATCGATCCCGCGGTAGCCGCCTTTGTGGACATCCACAACACGCTGGTCAACTCACTGATGATCAAGTTCGGTAACGCCGAACAGAAGGCGAAATATCTGCCGAAATTGGCTCAGGAATACGCTGGCAGCTTTGCCCTGACCGAACCCGGTGCAGGCTCCGATGCCTTCTCCCTGAAGACTGTGGCCAAGAAGGATGGCTCTCACTATGTGATCAACGGCACCAAGATGTGGATCTCCAACTCAGATGTGGCTGGCGTCTTCTTGGTCTTTGCCAATGCCAAGCCAGAAGAT GGCTACCGTGGCATTACCACCTTCATTGTGGATCGCGAGACCCCCGGACTGATCGTGAACAAGCCCGAGGACAAGCTGGGCATCCGTGCCTCCGGCACCTGTATGCTCACCTTCGACAATGTCCGCGTGCCCGAGGAGAACATCCTGGGTACCTTCGGACATGGCTATAAGTATGCCGCCGGCTTCCTGAACGAGGGCCGCATCGGCATTGGCGCTCAGATGGTGGGCCTGGCCCAGGGCACCTTCGATGCCACCATTCCGTATCTGCTGGAGCGCAAGCAGTTCGGCGAATCTATCTACAACTTCCAGTCCATGCAGCACCAGATCGCCACAATTGCCACCGAGATCGAGGCGGCTCGGCTGATGACCTACAATGCGGCTCGCTTGCAGGAACAGGGTGTGCCCTTCCTCAAGGAGGCGGCCATGGCCAAGTTCTATGCTTCGGAGGTCGCTCAGCGTGCGGCCATCAAGTGCATTGACTGGATGGGCGGTGTGGGATTCACCCGCGACTTCCCCCAGGAGAAATTCTACCGCGATGTGAAGATCGGCGCCATCTATGAGGGCACCTCCAACATGCAGCTGAGCACCATTGCCAAATGCGTCAAGAAGGAGTATTCGGGCTAA
- the LOC108152956 gene encoding tRNA (guanine(37)-N1)-methyltransferase — protein MIFVPRLEVLQITIISTRLRHYFRNMNCSELLPPASVRGMRELQRAEFQKRVQVPQLRVPELQVQRVIPLVKKFMLKMEHMHPVRAVDKSREILLHPMPIKAWESLPTEDLQKQQVTQENFSFVELELNYENWSANEILKSVLPEEEEGMTSYSRIGHIVHLNLRDHLLPYKQLIGEVLRDKLPNCRTVVNKASSIDNTYRNFQLELICGEAEYQVETKENGIPFEFDFSKVYWNPRLSTEHERIVKLLQPGDVLYDVFAGVGPFSVPAAKKRCHVLANDLNPVSFHWLQHNAKRNKCLSNIKMSNKDGREFILEELRADLLQRLRSTDTSSYATHITMNLPAMAVEFLDAFRGLYTDNELADISDAVVFPTVHVYSFAKGENTKALVRAQVEQNLASALDEKQLQGISFVRNVAPNKDMYRVSFKLTRHLLTTPKEAEANNVRKRCAEDEKVEPEVAATKVKCV, from the coding sequence ATGATTTTTGTGCCGCGGCTGGAGGTACTACAAATAACGATTATATCCACCCGTTTACGTCACTACTTTCGAAACATGAACTGTTCAGAGCTGCTGCCGCCCGCCTCGGTGAGGGGGATGCGGGAGCTCCAGCGTGCGGAGTTCCAAAAGCGTGTGCAAGTTCCCCAACTGCGAGTGCCCGAGCTGCAGGTGCAACGTGTAATCCCTCTGGTCAAGAAATTCATGCTCAAAATGGAGCACATGCATCCAGTGCGCGCTGTGGACAAGTCGCGGGAGATACTACTGCACCCCATGCCTATAAAAGCCTGGGAATCCCTTCCCACAGAAGATCTTCAGAAGCAGCAGGTCACGCAGGAGAACTTCAGCTTTGTCGAACTTGAGTTGAACTACGAGAACTGGAGCGCCAACGAAATCCTAAAGAGTGTGCTcccagaggaggaggagggaaTGACATCCTACTCGCGAATCGGACACATCGTGCATCTGAACCTGCGCGACCACCTCCTGCCGTACAAGCAGCTCATAGGGGAAGTGCTGCGCGACAAGCTTCCGAACTGCCGCACGGTAGTCAATAAAGCGTCTTCCATAGACAATACGTACCGGAACTTCCAGCTGGAGCTGATATGCGGAGAAGCCGAGTACCAAGTGGAGACCAAGGAGAATGGCATTCCTTTCGAGTTTGATTTCTCCAAGGTTTACTGGAACCCCCGCCTATCTACCGAGCACGAGCGCATTGTTAAACTGCTCCAGCCAGGAGACGTTCTCTACGATGTGTTTGCCGGCGTGGGGCCGTTCAGCGTGCCGGCGGCGAAGAAGCGCTGCCATGTCCTGGCTAACGATCTGAACCCCGTCAGTTTCCACTGGCTGCAGCACAACGCGAAACGGAACAAGTGCCTTTCTAACATCAAAATGTCCAACAAAGATGGAAGAGAGTTTATTTTGGAGGAACTGCGGGCGGACCTGCTGCAACGACTGCGTTCGACGGACACATCTTCGTATGCCACTCACATAACAATGAATCTCCCAGCCATGGCTGTGGAATTCCTGGATGCGTTTCGCGGCCTCTACACAGACAACGAGCTGGCTGATATCTCCGATGCTGTTGTCTTTCCCACTGTTCACGTATATTCGTTCGCCAAGGGCGAGAATACCAAAGCATTAGTGAGGGCGCAGGTGGAACAGAATCTGGCTTCCGCACTGGACGAGAAACAGCTTCAGGGCATTAGCTTTGTGCGTAATGTAGCGCCAAATAAAGACATGTACAGGGTATCCTTTAAACTTACGCGGCATTTGCTAACCACGCCAAAGGAAGCCGAAGCCAATAACGTACGCAAGCGGTGCGCGGAGGATGAGAAAGTTGAGCCTGAGGTGGCGGCAACAAAAGTGAAATGTGTTTAA
- the LOC108152957 gene encoding uncharacterized protein LOC108152957 → MAITLGLLFFLALGSGSLAQWPLAQQPTGGEFLQPYPVAPPPPPPTLARDLDEITRLIQFKPLNQLLARYLINDAQFQAFVRIINSNAGFTARWRLLSQPELILFLQWVDQQLVASGGAFEMEEQELSVTLFNRFPYWSGTVFGWQGFLNEAQLYFPQYAIRAHIDAKLLQPGIFSQFWSRLQALRVVYERWLALPGTVQVVADLTQAGIDTAQLDGIIRELFGWNVAVNPTTTAATAAPISTPAPPTTIPAAVIPPGNGAPVGALPVV, encoded by the coding sequence ATGGCTATTACTCTGGGGTTGCTCTTCTTCTTGGCCCTTGGCTCCGGATCTCTTGCCCAATGGCCGCTGGCACAACAACCAACTGGAGGAGAATTCCTGCAGCCTTACCCCGTGGCTcctccgccgccgcctccAACCCTCGCCCGGGATCTGGATGAGATTACACGTCTGATTCAGTTCAAGCCTCTGAATCAGCTGCTGGCGCGGTACCTGATCAACGATGCTCAGTTCCAAGCCTTCGTGAGGATTATCAACAGCAACGCTGGCTTCACGGCCCGCTGGCGTCTGCTCTCGCAGCCCGAGCTCATCCTATTCCTACAGTGGGTCGACCAGCAGCTGGTGGCATCAGGCGGTGCCTTTGAgatggaggagcaggagctatCCGTCACTTTGTTCAACCGCTTCCCCTACTGGTCTGGCACCGTTTTCGGCTGGCAGGGATTCCTGAACGAGGCGCAGCTCTACTTTCCCCAATATGCGATTCGAGCCCACATCGACGCCAAACTGTTGCAACCGGGCATCTTTTCCCAGTTCTGGTCAAGACTCCAGGCTCTGCGAGTGGTCTACGAACGCTGGCTGGCTTTGCCGGGTACTGTGCAGGTTGTGGCGGACCTGACGCAGGCGGGCATCGACACGGCTCAGTTGGATGGAATTATACGCGAGCTCTTCGGATGGAATGTTGCTGTCAATCCAACAACCACTGCAGCAACTGCAGCACCAATCTCGACGCCAGCACCTCCCACAACGATTCCAGCTGCTGTGATCCCTCCGGGAAACGGAGCTCCAGTGGGAGCACTCCCAGTTGTCTAG
- the LOC108152955 gene encoding titin homolog — MGNQPGKLHAHAQSGRPKKNVHWKSAERPSPPGRPILTPLSLLEQQPDVVNLRWDRPLLDGGSPITGYTVEHRRMGSPHWVRATPTPVSRCDVCISGLEPGWRYQFRCFAENIVGRSDASELSDPLTVTLQRNAITVPRFIDELLDTDAVEDERIEFRVRILGEPPPEINWFKDGYEIFSSRRTKIVNDNDASVLIIHQVALTDEGEIKCTATNRAGHVVTKARLMVQAPPKIRLPRTYEDGLIVEADEVLRLKVGIAGQPPPAISWLHEGEVIAPGGRFEVTNTEKNSLLKIDNVHREDRGEYMVRAWNKLGEDNASFLVTVTARPNAPGAPRLNMSFGKSATLSWTAPLDDGGCKIGNYIVEYFRIGWNVWLKAATTRALTTTLHDLIEGSEYKFRVKAENPYGLSEPSEESELLFIPDPKRGITKPKSATKIAGEEKDKPKSDAVQVPPRRKTLSPPRPHADAATGMSPKQSPNAKRKPKPQLIDNEQLHHEMSYGTSDQALRMDVRKSPSQSSADSSAKPAAGSNNKLNLTLITTTALVEKTEPLARPQKSPVGSPLKLFNTKPTAVAKERSPLQPQSQPLPTPPAEKPGKTVLHRKRSLSPPTKRQHSETQPTSPPEPIKSTPALQRSAEPVQLGVNQNVRRFSGQALSPARNVPTLALAVAASASAVIGERLPTIEISAPSPATATATATAPPPVPVPEESPKPKHKPKPDSSPAPRRTSRFADKHDEVHTSNEFMLVVFDKNSKVKDKDKQDSFELDLEDAIQPPPISISAPDLAFLEFNNLHTTFPLRRSVSSTELLYERAMARFYEAVELEQAAKSRKASQDRIASSTQAPVPPANLRKRLGSISEAERVSFERRSELRRQSADMVSMGRKWDSRENVNDLSSLSRTHTTGQISGEEQQRIREHEELDEEERTESTAEDSEDMNMEMDEDYPAQGKQQSSYDLGSDYTESTASSEQDSIEKFKMELLARTRSPSPRDLETYHPRNMGAGTFTPYRAPTPEQAAVVLNRPMPLPSPDFVPKPILKRSSNEHVEQAVSPPNSPSLPGNGNGATATSAVGVAAIPQPSVPNAAPNPSTSSLKMDLAKGIKSFFSRDKRSATEKNTEANEEISNPLEKTNAAAIAADLEVKRRAKEEEELRRLEAERLMQEEAHAAVDHYSDLVREVGSSHKYHTPLYLDREELKRAAAKAAAETDEDEGSMSNTEEHRRRLASKTNDDMLLAPPVVSRERRLSISEREQLVHVRDASSNLAYHKSRDKDELVREESEQQTQSQKEEEEPEYPTILVVPPLKTRNKTEAESESVMSETVEARPDARGRTRLVKVKRVIKRRVPSSTRSRETSLNRPPPPATGSLALAVERTSQTALVLSSAERDLLERASALAVLQSEEHTHEKVRSALSYCTDLVLFLVACYVYLFKDARLVLPILGLIIYRQLGEAVRGYIPTWLRRKGNDEA; from the exons ATGGGAAATCAGCCGGGAAAGCTGCATGCCCATGCACAGAGCGGTCGACCCAAGAAGAATGTCCACTGGAAGTCTGCAG AACGACCATCTCCGCCTGGTCGGCCCATACTGACGCCGCTGTCGCTCTTGGAGCAGCAGCCCGATGTGGTCAACCTGCGCTGGGATCGTCCGCTACTCGACGGAGGCTCTCCAATCACCGGCTACACGGTGGAGCACCGTCGCATGGGCTCGCCGCATTGGGTGCGTGCCACACCCACGCCTGTCTCCCGGTGCGATGTCTGCATCAGTGGACTGGAGCCAGGCTGGCGATACCAGTTTCGCTGCTTTGCCGAGAACATCGTGGGACGATCCGACGCTAGCGAGCTCTCTGATCCCCTAACGGTTACACTCCAGCGCAACGCGATAACTGTTCCCCGCTTTATCGACGAGCTGTTGGACACTGATGCGGTGGAGGACGAGCGGATCGAGTTCCGGGTGCGCATCCTGGGCGAACCGCCGCCGGAGATCAACTGGTTCAAGGATGGCTATGAGATCTTCAGCAGTCGACGCACCAAGATCgtcaacgacaacgacgccaGTGTTCTGATCATCCACCAAGTGGCACTGACGGACGAAGGCGAAATCAAGTGCACGGCAACGAACCGAGCTGGCCACGTGGTGACCAAAGCCAGGCTTATGGTGCAGGCGCCACCCAAGATTCGTTTGCCACGCACCTACGAGGACGGACTCATCGTGGAAGCCGACGAGGTACTGCGTCTGAAGGTCGGCATTGCCGGACAGCCGCCGCCGGCCATCAGCTGGCTCCATGAGGGCGAAGTGATTGCCCCTGGTGGACGATTCGAG GTCACCAATACGGAGAAAAATTCGCTTCTCAAGATAGACAACGTGCATCGGGAGGACCGTGGCGAATACATGGTGCGTGCATGGAACAAGCTGGGGGAAGACAACGCATCGTTTCTGGTCACGGTAACGGCACGGCCGAATGCTCCGGGTGCTCCTCGTCTGAACATGTCGTTCGGCAAGTCCGCAACGCTCTCCTGGACGGCACCTCTGGACGATGGCGGCTGCAAGATCGGCAACTACATTGTGGAGTACTTTCGAATTGGCTGGAACGTCTGGCTAAAGGCCGCCACCACGCGGGCCCTGACGACCACTCTGCACGATCTGATAGAGGGCTCGGAGTACAAGTTCCGCGTCAAGGCTGAGAACCCCTATGGCCTGAGTGAGCCATCCGAGGAGTCGGAGCTGCTCTTCATACCCGATCCCAAGCGTGGCATCACCAAGCCCAAGTCTGCCACCAAAATTGCCGGCGAGGAGAAGGATAAGCCCAAGTCGGACGCCGTCCAAGTACCGCCACGCCGCAAGACGCTCTCTCCACCACGTCCCCATGCAGATGCTGCGACGGGCATGTCGCCCAAGCAGTCGCCAAACGCCAAACGCAAGCCAAAGCCTCAGCTCATCGACAATGAGCAGCTGCACCATGAAATGTCCTACGGCACCTCGGACCAGGCTCTAAGAATGGACGTCCGCAAGAGCCCCTCCCAGAGCAGTGCCGACTCGTCGGCCAAGCCGGCGGCTGGATCCAATAACAAGCTCAACCTCACGCTGATCACCACAACCGCTCTGGTCGAGAAGACAGAGCCCCTGGCTAGGCCCCAGAAGTCGCCAGTTGGCTCACCTCTCAAGTTGTTCAATACCAAGCCCACGGCTGTGGCCAAAGAGAGGTCCCCACTGCAGCCCCAATCACAGCCCCTGCCCACTCCGCCTGCGGAAAAGCCGGGTAAAACGGTCCTCCACCGAAAACGAAGTCTGAGTCCGCCAACGAAGCGACAACACTCCGAAACGCAACCAACATCACCACCGGAGCCCATCAAGTCAACTCCAGCCCTGCAGCGTAGTGCGGAGCCTGTCCAGCTGGGGGTTAACCAGAATGTGAGACGATTCTCGGGCCAGGCCCTGAGTCCGGCGAGGAACGTACCCACCCTGGCATTGGCAGTGGCTGCCAGTGCTAGTGCGGTGATTGGCGAAAGGCTGCCCACCATTGAGATCAGTGCACCATCaccagccacagcaacagcaacagccacagctccgcctccagttccagttccggAAGAGTCCCCCAAACCGAAACACAAGCCCAAACCAGACTCTTCTCCAGCTCCGAGACGTACCTCCAGGTTTGCGGACAAGCACGATGAGGTGCACACCAGCAACGAGTTCATGCTCGTCGTCTTCGACAAGAACAGCAAGGTCAAGGATAAGGACA AGCAAGATTCCTTCGAGCTAGACCTGGAGGATGCCATACAGCCACCGCCCATATCCATCTCCGCACCAGATCTGGCATTTCTGGAGTTCAACAACCTGCATACCACCTTTCCGCTGCGCCGGTCCGTGAGCTCCACCGAGCTGCTCTACGAGCGAGCAATGGCGAGATTCTATGAGGCGGTAGAGCTGGAGCAAGCCGCCAAGTCGAGAAAGGCCTCTCAGGACAGAATAGCAAGCAGTACGCAGGCGCCTGTTCCGCCGGCTAATCTCCGCAAGCGCCTGGGCTCCATTTCAGAGGCAGAGCGCGTGTCGTTCGAGCGGAGGAGCGAACTGCGTCGGCAATCAGCGGACATGGTTAGCATGGGTCGAAAGTGGGACTCAAGGGAGAATGTCAACGATCTGAGCAGCCTCTCACGCACGCACACTACGGGACAGATTTCGGGCGAGGAACAGCAGCGCATCCGGGAACACGAAGAGCTTGACGAAGAAGAGCGGACCGAGAGCACAGCAGAAGACAGTGAAGACATGAATATGGAGATGGATGAGGACTATCCAGCACAGGGTAAACAGCAGTCTAGCTACGATCTGGGATCCGACTACACCGAGAGCACTGCCTCCTCGGAGCAGGACTCCATTGAGAAGTTCAAGATGGAACTGCTGGCTCGCACTCGCTCGCCCAGCCCCCGCGATCTGGAGACGTACCATCCTCGGAACATGGGCGCTGGCACCTTTACACCCTATCGCGCCCCCACACCGGAGCAGGCAGCTGTTGTGCTCAACCGCCCTATGCCTCTGCCCAGTCCAGACTTTGTCCCCAAGCCGATCCTTAAACGCTCGTCCAacgagcatgtggagcagGCGGTGAGCCCACCCAACAGTCCATCCTTGCCTGGAAATGGCAATGGAGCCACAGCCACCTCCGCAGTGGGAGTTGCAGCCATCCCACAGCCATCCGTACCAAATGCTGCGCCCAAtcccagcaccagcagcctaAAGATGGACCTGGCCAAAGGCATAAAGTCGTTCTTTAGTCGCGACAAGCGATCCGCCACCGAGAAGAACACTGAAGCCAACGAGGAGATATCGAATCCTCTGGAGAAAACCAATGCCGCTGCCATTGCGGCTGATTTGGAGGTCAAACGCAGGGCCAAGGAGGAAGAGGAACTACGTCGCCTAGAGGCCGAGCGCCTCATGCAGGAGGAGGCCCATGCCGCCGTCGATCACTACAGCGACCTAGTCCGGGAGGTGGGCAGCTCCCACAAATACCACACGCCACTCTACTTGGACCGCGAGGAGCTGAAGCGGGCCGCCGCCAAGGCAGCAGCCGAAACTGACGAGGATGAGGGATCCATGTCAAACACGGAGGAACACAGGAGGCGGCTGGCTAGCAAGACCAACGACGACATGCTGTTGGCACCCCCAGTGGTCAGTCGGGAGCGGCGTCTGTCCATCTCGGAGAGGGAGCAGCTGGTGCATGTCCGTGATGCGTCCAGTAATCTGGCGTATCACAAATCACGCGACAAAGATGAGTTAGTGCGGGAGGAGAGCGAGCAGCAGACTCAAAGCCAgaaggaagaggaggagcCGGAGTACCCGACTATCCTAGTGGTGCCCCCTCTTAAAACAAGGAACAAGACGGAGGCGGAGAGTGAGAGCGTCATGAGCGAGACGGTCGAGGCTCGTCCCGATGCCCGGGGACGAACTCGTCTCGTAAAGGTAAAGCGGGTGATTAAGCGGCGGGTTCCGTCCAGCACTCGGTCTCGCGAAACCTCGCTCAATAGACCCCCACCACCAGCTACGGGAAGCCTGGCTCTGGCAGTAGAGAGGACCTCACAGACGGCCCTGGTTCTGTCAAGCGCCGAGCGGGATCTTCTGGAGAGAGCGTCCGCACTGGCGGTGCTCCAATCGGAGGAGCATACGCACGAGAAGGTCCGCTCGGCTCTCAGCTACTGTACGGATCTGGTTCTCTTCCTGGTTGCCTGTTATGTGTACTTGTTCAAGGACGCGAGACTGGTCCTGCCAATCCTGGGTCTGATCATTTACCGCCAACTGGGCGAAGCCGTAAGGGGCTATATACCCACCTGGTTGCGTCGCAAGGGCAACGACGAGGCCTGA